A single genomic interval of Brevibacillus brevis harbors:
- a CDS encoding SWIM zinc finger family protein, with product MLQRELTREQAIQVGEQILIAVEGHIIERGYTYFSDGVVFNTRVEQGQYLMSDVQGSEVYHVRLDMETVQNSTCTCPYSRICKHIAATFFQMYSVFENPRTFLTRSQQPRRATFSPHLLIPAYKYSHTAPAQQDTASVSSPLTANSSVKEWWAFFESWTRNLFAAMESYRASSELLSSYQNVLSVAASWPKDRAQLFVIHANLFHLMKLTQYVKTYRQSYWFLDLVQTAERLLDQLEGTLYFADIPALLTDHQDAIIDTLQLTKQLKENEATSLYWIFAYQMLWWMLLKKPEWMQEEIHVLDQLINDENSSAAEKEKGLLLRAHFHVMEKEDEAALQIWKRMSRLNLSFYLSYMKSFARNGEWQRFLDWTASLTSLIGQAETQQYRLVIAIWQEAMEQVGRSAECGAKLKQFLPSSYHEYAAYLYDERQFQQWIDLQMSFQVPMADISIVQVKEIEEAEPTLLFPFYLREVNRLIAERNRTAYKEAIKLMKKVRTIYNRANQDPRWERYVEQLSAKHNRLRAFQEELRRGNFNL from the coding sequence ATGTTGCAAAGAGAGTTGACTCGGGAACAAGCGATACAGGTAGGCGAGCAAATCCTAATTGCCGTCGAAGGACACATCATTGAACGGGGCTATACGTACTTTTCTGATGGCGTCGTCTTCAATACACGCGTAGAACAAGGCCAATATTTGATGAGTGATGTTCAAGGTTCCGAGGTGTATCATGTTCGCCTCGATATGGAAACGGTTCAAAACAGTACCTGTACCTGCCCTTATTCGCGCATTTGCAAGCATATTGCTGCTACTTTTTTTCAGATGTATAGTGTGTTCGAGAATCCTCGCACATTTTTGACCCGCTCCCAACAACCAAGACGAGCTACTTTTTCTCCTCATCTGCTGATTCCTGCTTATAAATATAGCCATACCGCTCCTGCTCAGCAGGATACAGCGTCTGTTTCCTCTCCGCTTACCGCAAATAGCTCCGTCAAAGAATGGTGGGCATTTTTTGAGAGCTGGACACGCAACCTGTTTGCGGCCATGGAATCGTATCGAGCTTCCTCTGAGTTATTATCGAGCTATCAGAATGTGCTGAGTGTTGCTGCCTCGTGGCCGAAAGATCGCGCACAACTTTTTGTCATTCATGCCAATCTGTTTCATCTCATGAAGCTTACACAATACGTGAAAACGTACCGCCAATCATACTGGTTCCTGGATTTGGTTCAGACAGCCGAGCGGCTATTGGATCAATTAGAAGGGACATTGTACTTCGCAGATATCCCTGCTCTCTTGACTGACCACCAGGATGCCATCATAGATACTCTTCAACTGACAAAGCAATTGAAAGAAAACGAAGCCACCTCCCTCTACTGGATTTTCGCCTATCAAATGTTATGGTGGATGCTATTGAAGAAGCCGGAGTGGATGCAAGAGGAGATCCATGTACTGGATCAGCTTATCAACGACGAAAACAGTTCTGCCGCCGAAAAGGAAAAAGGGCTGCTGCTCCGCGCCCACTTTCATGTGATGGAAAAAGAAGATGAAGCTGCTCTACAAATCTGGAAAAGAATGAGCCGTTTGAACCTATCCTTCTACTTGTCCTATATGAAATCATTCGCACGCAATGGCGAATGGCAACGATTTCTCGATTGGACTGCTTCCTTGACGTCCTTAATCGGTCAAGCCGAGACACAACAATACCGTCTCGTTATCGCCATTTGGCAGGAAGCGATGGAGCAAGTGGGACGATCAGCCGAGTGCGGCGCCAAGCTAAAGCAGTTCTTACCAAGCAGTTACCACGAATATGCCGCCTATTTATATGACGAACGACAGTTTCAGCAATGGATTGATTTGCAAATGTCGTTTCAAGTGCCCATGGCAGATATCTCGATCGTGCAGGTGAAAGAAATCGAGGAAGCCGAGCCGACTCTGCTCTTCCCTTTTTATTTGCGCGAGGTGAACAGACTGATTGCGGAACGTAATCGAACGGCCTACAAAGAAGCGATCAAGCTCATGAAAAAGGTAAGGACGATTTACAACAGAGCAAACCAAGATCCGCGCTGGGAACGATACGTGGAACAATTATCTGCCAAACATAATCGGTTACGTGCTTTTCAAGAAGAGCTAAGGAGAGGAAATTTCAACTTATGA
- a CDS encoding DMT family transporter yields the protein MLSISILLVLSSGLAHAVWNLFTKKSENKMAFLWLITLPTTVILLPVLIWELMHVQLTWSLVLFLFMSFFFQGCYTLLVSKAYTYGDISQVYPIMRGTGTLLIPFFSAIFFQEYLSVPGWLGVICIVIGVFAISGMIGTDRQAQPINPLALRYAFAVGLCITGYTLTDKQIVQQLSPFALLEITNFACLIVAGGFVWKKGLIRREWQKNWRTIVLGAVLSPGSYLLFLFAMTLAPLAAIAPIREVSTVFGTLLGVFLLKERQRVWRLSMSLMITIGIISIAVWG from the coding sequence ATGTTATCGATTTCGATTCTGCTCGTACTATCGTCTGGCCTTGCGCACGCAGTCTGGAACCTGTTCACGAAAAAAAGTGAGAACAAAATGGCGTTTCTTTGGTTGATTACATTGCCAACAACCGTGATCCTCTTGCCTGTTCTCATTTGGGAATTGATGCACGTACAACTGACATGGTCTCTGGTTCTTTTTCTGTTTATGTCCTTTTTCTTTCAAGGATGCTATACCTTGTTGGTTTCAAAGGCGTATACATACGGGGATATCTCTCAGGTTTACCCTATCATGAGGGGGACGGGGACGCTTCTCATTCCGTTTTTTAGCGCCATTTTCTTTCAAGAGTATTTATCTGTACCGGGATGGCTGGGGGTCATTTGCATCGTGATCGGAGTCTTCGCCATTAGTGGAATGATTGGCACAGATCGTCAAGCTCAACCAATAAATCCGCTCGCCCTGCGATACGCTTTTGCTGTTGGGCTCTGCATTACAGGGTACACGTTAACCGACAAGCAAATCGTACAACAATTATCTCCATTCGCTTTATTGGAAATCACCAACTTTGCCTGTCTGATTGTCGCCGGGGGCTTTGTTTGGAAAAAGGGACTTATCCGCCGTGAGTGGCAAAAAAACTGGCGAACGATTGTACTTGGTGCCGTCCTTTCACCAGGCTCGTATTTGTTGTTTTTGTTTGCCATGACATTGGCACCACTGGCAGCCATTGCCCCCATTCGTGAGGTAAGTACGGTTTTTGGTACGCTGCTCGGGGTCTTTTTGCTAAAGGAACGACAACGCGTATGGCGTCTGTCGATGTCTTTGATGATCACGATTGGCATTATTTCCATTGCGGTTTGGGGCTAA